From Bacteroidia bacterium:
TGCTGCAAAAATGGGAATGGATTTTAGAGCTGCTGCTCCAAAAGCTTGTCAACCATCTGCAGAATTGGTTAAAAAAGCTAAAGAAATTGCAAAAGAAACAGGTGCAAAAATTACAATTACTGACGACGTAGCTAAAGCTGTTAAAGGAGTTGATTTTCTATATACCGACGTATGGGTATCAATGGGAGAACCAGATTCAGTTTGGGCAGAACGTATTAAAATGTTAAAACCTTATCAGGTAAACACAAAGATGTTACAACTTACAGGAAATCCTAAAGTTAAATTTTTACATTGCTTACCTGCATTCCATAATCGCGAAACAAAAATGGGCGAAGAAATTTTCCAAAAATATAAATTAGATGGAATGGAAGTAACAGAAGAAGTTTTTGAATCACCAAATTCAATAGTTTTTGATGAAGCAGAAAACAGAATACACACAATTAAAGCTGTAATGGTTGCTACATTAGGTTCTTAATATTTTTTTATCATATTTTTAAAGGCAATTCTTAAAGAATTGCCTTTTCTTTTTTTATGTAGCAATAGATAATTATTGTTAAAATTTAGTATTTAGGTTTTCAAAACCTTATTTTTACATTAAAAACAAACAGATGTCAGTTTTATATTTAATAGGTTTTATATTATTCGCTTACTTAATGGGTTCTATTCCAACATCTGTATGGATAGGAAAATATTTTTACAATATTGATGTTCGTGAGCACGGGAGTAAAAATGCAGGTGCAACAAATACCTTCAGGGTTTTAGGTCCAAAAGCAGGGATCCCTGTTTTTATTATTGATGTTGTTAAAGGATGGGTTCCAGTTTTTATTGCAACTAATGTTATGCAACTTTTTCCGGAAAGTGCTGACAGCTTTCTAATTCCGATTATCCTTGGGATAATAGCAGTTACAGGTCATATTTTTCCGGTTTTCGCAAAATTTAAAGGAGGTAAAGGTGTTGCAACAATGTTGGGAATTTCAATAGCACTTCATCCAATTGCTGCAGCAATATGTGCCGGGTTATTTATTATTATTTTGGTAATTACAAAATATGTTTCATTTGGATCACTATTAGCCGGAGTTTTTTTCCCGGTGCTAATTAATTTCATTATTGGAACACCATCAATTTCATTAATGATATTCTCAATTTTGGCATCAGTAACTATTGTTATTACTCATCAAAAAAATATTTTAAGGTTGGTAACTTTAACAGAGAACAAAACATATATTTTTAAATCACAAATTCGCCGCGGGGGACGTTAAGCATAACCTATAATGTATATTTAATAGTATTTTTATGACAAAAAAACTTTCCCATACAGACAAAAACGGAAAAGCAAATATGGTTGATGTAGGCTCAAAACCTGACCAGATAAGAGTTGCTATTGCAGAAGGTAACATTTTACTTCAAGCAAACACATTAAAGCTAATTTCGGATAACCAAATGAAAAAAGGTGATGTATTAACAGTTGCCGAGATAGCCGGAATTCAAGCTGCTAAAAGAACCGCAGAGTTAATTCCACTTTGTCATAACATAGAGCTGAATAAAGTAAGTGTAAAAGCTACACAAACAAAAAAAGGAATAAATATAGTTTCAGAAGCTAAATGCACAGGTAAAACAGGTGTTGAAATGGAAGCATTAACGGCTACTACTGTTGCTTTACTTACAATTTACGATATGTGCAAAGCAGTTGATAAATCAATGGTTATTAACAATATTAAATTAGTAAAGAAAACAAAAGAATAACTGACTTATTCATTATGGAACAAATTGCAGAAATTAAAATATTATCAGTTAATATATCCGAAGAAAAGGGAACAATAAAAAAATCTGTAGAAGAAATTATTTTATCTAACATTGGAATTGAAGGTGATGCTCATTCAGGTAAATGGCACAGACAATTAAGTATGCTTGCTTCAGAAAGTATTGAACGTTTCGAAAAAGTAATGGGCAGAAAACTGGAACCCGGAGAGTTTGCAGAAAATATAACTTGCAAAGGATTAGAAATAAAAGACTGTCTTCCATTAGATAAATTTGTTGGTTGTCACGTTGAATTAGAAGTAACTCAAATTGGAAAAAAATGCCATGGCAGTAATTGCTCAATATATAATGAAACCGGTAATTGTGTTATGCCAAAAGAAGGAATTTTTTTAAGAGTAACAAGAAATGGTTCTTTAAAAAAGGGCGACAACATGATTTTCCATCCAAAGGTTTTTAAATTTTATGTAATAACATTAAGCGACCGTGCTAGTGCAGGAGAATATGAAGATTTGAGCGGACCAAGAATTACTGAATTATTAAAAACACATTTTTCTGAAAAAAAGAGAAAAGTAAAAATTTCTAATCATATTATTCCAGATAACAAAGAAGAATTAAATAAACATATTCAAAAAGCAGTACACGAAAAATATGATGGAATTATAACTACTGGCGGTACAGGCATTGGACCACGCGACATAACCGTTGAAACAGTTCAACCAATGCTGGAAAAAGAAATTCCAGGTATTATGGAACATATTCGTACGAAATATGGCGCTGAAAAACCAAACGC
This genomic window contains:
- the plsY gene encoding glycerol-3-phosphate 1-O-acyltransferase PlsY, with the translated sequence MSVLYLIGFILFAYLMGSIPTSVWIGKYFYNIDVREHGSKNAGATNTFRVLGPKAGIPVFIIDVVKGWVPVFIATNVMQLFPESADSFLIPIILGIIAVTGHIFPVFAKFKGGKGVATMLGISIALHPIAAAICAGLFIIILVITKYVSFGSLLAGVFFPVLINFIIGTPSISLMIFSILASVTIVITHQKNILRLVTLTENKTYIFKSQIRRGGR
- the moaC gene encoding cyclic pyranopterin monophosphate synthase MoaC, with protein sequence MTKKLSHTDKNGKANMVDVGSKPDQIRVAIAEGNILLQANTLKLISDNQMKKGDVLTVAEIAGIQAAKRTAELIPLCHNIELNKVSVKATQTKKGINIVSEAKCTGKTGVEMEALTATTVALLTIYDMCKAVDKSMVINNIKLVKKTKE
- a CDS encoding molybdenum cofactor synthesis protein, translating into MEQIAEIKILSVNISEEKGTIKKSVEEIILSNIGIEGDAHSGKWHRQLSMLASESIERFEKVMGRKLEPGEFAENITCKGLEIKDCLPLDKFVGCHVELEVTQIGKKCHGSNCSIYNETGNCVMPKEGIFLRVTRNGSLKKGDNMIFHPKVFKFYVITLSDRASAGEYEDLSGPRITELLKTHFSEKKRKVKISNHIIPDNKEELNKHIQKAVHEKYDGIITTGGTGIGPRDITVETVQPMLEKEIPGIMEHIRTKYGAEKPNALLSRGVAGTIGNSIVYTLPGSVKAVNEYMAEILKTFEHLVYMMHGLDTH